Proteins encoded in a region of the Populus alba chromosome 13, ASM523922v2, whole genome shotgun sequence genome:
- the LOC118060865 gene encoding transcription factor MYB61, whose translation MGRHSCCYKQKLRKGLWSPEEDEKLLNYITKHGLGCWSSVPKLAGLQRCGKSCRLRWINYLRPDLKRGAFSQQEENLIIELHAVLGNRWSQIAAQLPGRTDNEIKNLWNSCIKKKLRQRGIDPNTHKSLSEAEDGKEKQQLTADKSNEKVSTVSNELNLIEAATLKPPAVSSRSSNVITTNNNKDRSGSSNLTNVPPTQEFFLDRFGTSHESSTTASCMPSDLMDYFPFQKLDYKPFIDLSMNPNTTLCFNPNSSSSEMISHEFNSSMTPPTILPSVSTSMFQTPICVKPSVSLPSDHNPSVGSCDVNGVQNWEASSFSNNGSRSNGSSSSIELQRNTNFFESSAFSWGLADCGKSSDEAHLRSLANETVEDIKWSEYVSTPFFLGSTIQNQTSQHLYSEVKPETHFIAQGSSTSWLQNQHQQASQPAEIYTKDLQRLAVAFGQSI comes from the exons ATGGGGCGGCATTCTTGCTGTTACAAGCAGAAGTTAAGAAAAGGCCTGTGGTCTCCTGAGGAAGATGAGAAACTTCTTAATTATATTACCAAGCATGGACTTGGCTGTTGGAGCTCTGTCCCTAAACTGGCAG GTTTGCAGAGGTGTGGTAAGAGCTGCAGGTTAAGGTGGATTAACTACTTGAGGCCTGATTTGAAGAGAGGAGCATTTTCTCAGCAGGAAGAGAACTTGATTATTGAACTCCACGCAGTTCTTGGCAAtag ATGGTCTCAGATTGCAGCACAGTTACCTGGAAGAACTGATAATGAGATAAAGAATTTATGGAATTCCTGCATTAAGAAGAAACTGAGGCAGAGAGGCATTGACCCCAACACTCACAAATCACTTTCTGAGGCTGAGGATGGTAAAGAGAAGCAGCAGCTCACAGCTGACAAAAGCAATGAGAAAGTTTCTACTGTATCAAATGAACTGAACCTCATTGAGGCAGCTACTTTAAAACCACCTGCAGTTTCTTCCAGAAGCTCAAACGTCATCACCACCAACAACAATAAGGACAGAAGTGGTAGTAGCAACTTGACAAATGTTCCACCGACACAGGAATTCTTCCTCGACAGGTTTGGTACCTCCCATGAAAGCTCCACCACGGCCAGTTGCATGCCTTCTGATTTGATGGATTATTTCCCTTTCCAGAAATTGGATTACAAACCTTTTATAGACCTCTCAATGAATCCAAACACCACTCTCTGCTTCAATCCAAATTCCTCCTCTTCTGAGATGATTTCTCATGAGTTCAATTCTAGTATGACACCTCCGACTATTCTCCCATCCGTGTCAACCTCTATGTTCCAGACTCCAATATGTGTGAAACCTTCTGTTAGTCTTCCATCTGATCATAATCCTTCTGTAGGCTCTTGTGATGTCAATGGGGTTCAGAACTGGGAAGCAAGTAGCTTCAGCAACAACGGAAGTAGAAGCAATGGAAGCAGTAGCAGTATTGAATTGCAAAGGAACACCAATTTCTTTGAGAGCAGCGCCTTCTCGTGGGGTTTAGCTGATTGTGGGAAATCCAGCGACGAAGCTCACCTTCGATCTCTCGCAAACGAGACGGTTGAAGACATCAAATGGTCTGAATATGTTAGCACCCCATTCTTTCTTGGAAGCACAATACAAAACCAAACATCTCAACATCTGTACAGTGAAGtgaaacctgaaacacacttcaTAGCACAAGGGTCAAGTACTAGTTGGCTACAGAATCAACATCAACAAGCTTCACAGCCAGCAGAAATCTATACCAAGGATCTGCAAAGACTTGCTGTGGCTTTTGGTCAATCCatatag
- the LOC118060866 gene encoding uncharacterized protein, with protein sequence MATETAPSHQTPTSDHESIENKVTEEVKPVELETVSLAGKPEEEDLKPNELESQPTLLDKSEAVEDKEVEPPAVVVKKIDDVAAINVPVDDKKELETDSISDSHTPSVPALVADVVIGEPVAPAIHSVSKEAEEQQLSTSVEELLQEKPKMVDVPVSLHEAIEKTEEPSKVLPIKESEPIEAKDSEDSAVSKEVDKVESIIPEVEVKLEEQSEVGKQVEEPKTEAATKQPKEHLEVLPVKSEAIVVKDSEDSQLVSKEDDKPESEEQSEVIKVEPKEKSVEVIAETQELVEALPIKEMKAVQVRDIDDSQELFKEADKVGTIVPELREVKLESGVTEHVEKTEEQSVEVIEETQDSTEVHPIKESEAVPLKDIDDLVAVPGVDKPEQVILEVDKPEPVVPEVEVKQEEQSEVTQQIEKPESMVPETEVKLEEQSEVTKLDEKTEEQEVEVKPEGQSVIRKQVEQSEVAEQIEKPESVIPETEVKLEEQSEVTKLDEKTEEQEVEVKPEGQSVIRKQVEQSEVAEQIEKPESVIPETEVKLEEQSKVTKLDEKTEVHEVEVKSEGQSVIREQVEQSEVAEQIEKPESVIPETEVKLEEQSEVAKLNEKTEEHEVEVKYEGQSVIGEQVEQSEVSKLDEKTEEHEVEVKPEGQSEVSEQVEIKSTDEKPGQVAAITQVAQAEIKEDGGKSSLPEIIQKAVPEAEGTDLVEASLKEIVVEAKKGREENEAGTIKAEGEKIASDTVKEELAQPIKVEEVSNAASNAKITEKSFEGEKTVESVEPALENKKEEIPAIDETHKDGNIEGKLDEATTAVSEPVKESQDSVSEAKEEEGTAKTNEENSEQEKVDEIAKSDTQNLEYSVKDAEDAKESQDLPREVPAKPAQKHSNNILTRVKQSLVKAKKAIIGKSPTPKTVSSDSKGDVKVNN encoded by the exons ATGGCTACTGAGACTGCACCATCACATCAAACTCCTACTTCTGATCATGAG TCAATCGAGAACAAGGTGACCGAAGAAGTAAAGCCTGTAGAACTTGAAACCGTTTCTCTAGCCGGGAAACCTGAAGAAGAAGACCTCAAACCTAATGAACTAGAAAGTCAACCAACCCTGTTAGATAAATCAGAAGCAGTGGAAGATAAGGAGGTCGAGCCTCCAGCAGTTGTGGTTAAGAAGATTGATGATGTTGCTGCTATCAATGTTCCAGTAGATGATAAGAAAGAGTTGGAAACGGATTCTATTTCTGACTCACACACACCTAGTGTTCCGGCTCTAGTGGCCGATGTTGTTATTGGCGAACCAGTTGCTCCAGCTATACATTCTGTTTCGAAAGAAGCAGAAGAGCAACAATTATCAACATCTGTGGAGGAATTGCTACAGGAAAAACCAAAGATGGTTGATGTTCCAGTATCACTACATGAAGCTattgaaaaaacagaggagCCATCAAAGGTTCTTCCTATCAAAGAGTCGGAACCAATTGAGGCAAAAGACAGTGAAGATTCAGCAGTGTCTAAAGAAGTTGACAAAGTGGAATCAATAATTCCTGAAGTTGAGGTGAAGCTAGAGGAGCAATCAGAAGTCGGTAAACAAGTTGAAGAGCCAAAAACAGAAGCAGCAACTAAGCAACCAAAGGAACATTTGGAAGTTCTTCCTGTCAAATCAGAAGCAATTGTGGTAAAAGATAGTGAAGATTCACAACTAGTGTCCAAAGAAGATGATAAGCCAGAATCAGAAGAACAATCCGAAGTCATTAAAGTTGAACCCAAAGAAAAATCAGTTGAAGTAATTGCCGAAACACAGGAGCTAGTGGAAGCTCTTCCTATCAAAGAAATGAAAGCAGTTCAAGTAAGAGATATTGACGACTCACAAGAATTGTTTAAAGAAGCTGATAAAGTAGGAACAATAGTTCCTGAACTCAGGGAAGTGAAACTAGAGTCTGGAGTCACTGAACATGTAGAAAAAACCGAGGAACAATCTGTTGAGGTAATTGAAGAAACACAGGATTCAACGGAAGTTCATCCTATCAAAGAATCAGAAGCAGTTCCATTAAAAGATATTGATGATCTAGTAGCAGTGCCTGGAGTTGATAAACCAGAACAAGTAATTCTTGAGGTTGATAAACCAGAACCAGTAGTTCCTGAAGTTGAGGTTAAGCAAGAGGAACAATCTGAAGTCACTcaacaaattgaaaaaccagAATCAATGGTTCCTGAAACTGAGGTGAAACTGGAGGAACAATCTGAAGTCACCAAACTAgatgaaaaaacagaggaacaaGAAGTTGAGGTGAAGCCTGAGGGACAATCTGTAATCAGGAAACAGGTGGAACAATCTGAAGTCGCCgaacaaattgaaaaaccagAATCAGTGATTCCTGAGACTGAGGTGAAACTGGAGGAACAATCTGAAGTCACCAAACTAgatgaaaaaacagaggaacaaGAAGTTGAGGTGAAGCCTGAGGGACAATCTGTAATCAGGAAACAGGTGGAACAATCTGAAGTCGCCgaacaaattgaaaaaccagAATCAGTGATTCCTGAGACTGAGGTGAAATTGGAGGAACAATCTAAAGTCACCAAACTAGATGAAAAAACAGAAGTACATGAAGTTGAGGTGAAATCTGAGGGACAATCTGTAATCAGAGAACAGGTGGAACAATCTGAAGTCGCTgaacaaattgaaaaaccagAATCAGTGATTCCTGAGACTGAGGTGAAATTGGAGGAACAATCTGAAGTCGccaaactaaatgaaaaaacagaAGAACATGAAGTTGAGGTGAAATATGAGGGACAATCTGTAATTGGAGAACAGGTGGAACAATCTGAAGTCTCCAAACTAgatgaaaaaacagaggaacatGAAGTTGAGGTGAAACCTGAGGGACAATCTGAAGTTAGTGAACAGGTTGAGATTAAGTCAACAGATGAAAAGCCAGGACAAGTTGCTGCAATCACTCAGGTAGCTCAAGCTGAGATTAAAGAGGATGGGGGAAAATCTTCTCTTCCTGAAATCATACAAAAAGCTGTTCCAGAGGCTGAAGGGACTGATTTGGTTGAAGCGTCATTGAAAGAGATTGTGGTAGAAGCGAAAAAGGGTAGAGAAGAGAACGAGGCAGGAACAATCAAAGCAGAGGGCGAGAAAATAGCAAGTGATACAGTAAAAGAGGAACTAGCTCAGCCCATCAAAGTGGAAGAGGTCAGCAATGCTGCTTCAAACGCCAAAATCACTGAAAAATCATTTGAGGGAGAGAAAACAGTTGAAAGTGTTGAACCAGCtttagaaaacaagaaagaggaGATACCTGCAATAGATGAAACCCACAAAGATGGGAACATAGAGGGAAAGCTGGATGAAGCCACTACAGCTGTCAGTGAACCAGTCAAAGAATCCCAAGATTCTGTGTCagaagcaaaagaagaagaaggaactGCAAAAACCAACGAAGAGAACTCTGAGCAGGAAAAGGTAGACGAGATTGCCAAATCTGACACGCAGAATTTAGAGTATTCTGTCAAGGATGCTGAAGACGCAAAAGAATCACAGGATCTGCCAAGAGAAGTTCCAGCCAAGCCTGCTCAAAAGCATTCGAACAACATTTTAACAAGGGTAAAGCAATCACTTGTAAAGGCAAAGAAAGCTATTATCGGGAAATCGCCAACTCCAAAAACCGTCTCCTCTGATAGCAAGGGTGATGTTAAAGTCAATAATTAA